A genomic region of Apteryx mantelli isolate bAptMan1 chromosome 12, bAptMan1.hap1, whole genome shotgun sequence contains the following coding sequences:
- the SNTN gene encoding sentan, with amino-acid sequence MCGCRASVPVSQPAPASPGKSPSAAGAMPKRIPIAKQLASIKALRKGSDLEKAFATAALVYSNAADPEGKLGQGEAKSLLQAQFSSFIQGQESKPKYQEIISALDEESENKIDFEDFMIMLVSLALMSDLLREIRNVKTTK; translated from the exons ATGTGTGGCTGCAGAGCCAGCGTGCCCGTGAGCCAGCCCGCTCCCGCTTCGCCCGGAAAGAGCCCTTCGGCGGCAGGAGCCATGCCCAAGCG CATACCTATAGCCAAGCAGCTGGCCTCGATAAAAG CTCTTCGGAAAGGCTCAGACCTTGAAAAGGCTTTTGCTACCGCGGCTTTGGTGTACAGCAACGCTGCCGACCCCGAGGGCAAACTCGGCCAAGGGGAAGCCAAAAGCCTGCTGCAAGCCCAGTTCTCGAGTTTCATACAG GGCCAAGAAAGCAAGCCAAAATACCAGGAAATAATTTCTGCCCTGGATGAGGAGTCGGAGAACAAAATTGATTTTGAAGACTTCATGATCATGTTAGTCAGTCTCGCTCTAATGTCTGACCTGCTGCGGGAGATCAGGAATGTGAAAACCACAAAGTGA